The Electrophorus electricus isolate fEleEle1 chromosome 15, fEleEle1.pri, whole genome shotgun sequence genome segment tctgttgctgtgtttAGGAAAATAGCCTTACTTTGAGTTGTCGTTATGCATCTTGGTAAGAAAACAACATTTGTCCTTGTTTAATTTCATTGCACAGTTTTGTTTCACTTCACCGCAAATTCTTTTAGATGGTAATCTCAGAGATTATGCTTAATCCTCACATTTGCACgtttatttgtgaatgtgtacGCGGTGGGATAGAGCTGGAGTAAGAATGCTTGGCAACAACAATGCTGTTGTGTGGGCTGTGAAGGTGAAGGTGCTATGGGATGTTGCTTTGGAATAAACTACTGCAAATAAAACTGGGTGAAACATCTCTAGCCAAAACCTAATGTTTCCCATGCAGACCTGATTAAAACCAGTAGCGTCTCATATGGCCCTCCGCAGACACACCCAGGTACTCCCATAGTTCCACCCACATCCCCTGGGACTCCAATAGGAGGCTGAATGGAGAAATGTACTCAAAGTAGAGATAATCCTAACTCGACCAGTGCTGTAAAAGCTCGCATCTGAGCACACTTCCACCAGGGACCTAATCTGTGTTCTCATCTGTGGCTGATGGTGCAAGCACTCGCTGGGTTATAATACATCTTATCACATTACAGAATACCCTCAATGCGGAGCACACACCTTTATTAAAGGGAGCAGGGAACAGGTGTATGACTGGTCCCCTCTCAGTCAGCATGCATATGTTGTTTCTTAGAACAAAGCATTTGACAGTATGCAGGAATAATAAATATTCCTTGTACAATTTAGTGGCTTGGGAAAGTTTCTTAATTACTTTCTTAATCTGCAGCATTTAATTCATTGCAGCATCATGTGAAATGCATACATTCTAACTCCTAAAATGTAGGATCTTGCTCATTTAGTgccattattttaaaagtagtTCAAACCAGTTTAATTGACATATATTCATTGTTCCATTCACCATCAATACTCCAAATTTGTACAAATCACAGtatgttattttacaaaaatgttgaTGAACTGATTTcatattgatttgatttcacaaaGACTtcgaaattattttattaaatgcatgCTTTTAATCGAGTCTACTTTTGAGTGAAACAGAGCATTTATGTCATCAGTCTATTggaaacatctctctctcatatacgtagagagagagagagagcttcatatatatttttgcagttCTGTTCCCTGAAGTTTTGTTGCCTATATTAAATTCTAATCCCATTTCGGATATCGTGAAACTGATCTGAACTTTGGTATTTACCCTTTAAGCTGTTACAGTTTAGATATTAGGGTTCAGATTAAAAGTAGGGTTTGGGATACATAATCAGATTAAGAGGAGGTTTCAGTGTGGCACCCTAAGTGATCTTAGATCTTAGGAGTCATCCCAAGGGAAGGTGTCTGGTATTACGGGGTTGCTGACTTCTCTGCTCATTATCATATCACAGCTGTCTGGGTTGAGTAGGTACCCACTGAAGGTGCTGCTTGCCTCGCTGTTGGTGAACATTCCGTTGCTGTTGCTGTCTCGCACCTGCAGCCAAACCCAGTCACCCATGCTCAGGTGTAGCACCACCTGCTGCGAAGTGGTGCCCAAATCCGTCGTCTGTGTGGTCTTCACGACGGGCAGGAAGTTCCAGAACAGGCCAACCTTGAGGGCGCGGGTGGAGGCGACGAGGTTGTAGCTGAAGACGTAGGTGCCGTTGATGGGGGCAGTGTAGATGCCTGCCGTGGGGTTGTAGTGCTGCTGCAGGTTGTATATAACTTTCAGGAACGACACCGGCTGGCTGGGCGGTGGGAAGGACCCAGTCAGTGCAACGGAGAATGCTGACTGGACGATGGGGGTGCAGGGGCCGGGTATCCCCATCATGCCCATATCTCCCTGTTCCCCTTTCTGCCCCTTCTGCCCCTCATTGCCCTGCTGACCGGCCACGCCCACATCCCCCTTGTTGCCCTTAGATCCTTCAAGCCCTGTGTCACCCTTGGTTCCGTTCTGGCAGTTGCAATTGCCTTCTATACCGTGTTCACCTTTCTGACCCATCACACCTGGAGTGCCGGGGGCACCAATTACACCCTGGTCACCCTTCAGCCCTCTGGGACCTGGTTGTCCATTTTCCCCAGGTAAGCCAGGTGCACCCACAGGGCCAGGTAGACCTGTTTCACCCGGTGGCCCCTGAAAGATATCACGGACCTGTGGGCACTGGCCGGGGTCTCCTTTGGGGCCCGGGTCACCTATTGGCCCATTTATGCCCGGATCCCCCTTAgtacctgaaacacacacagtcacacccacAGTTACGCTGAGAACTTAGAGGGCAAAAGGAAGGCATGGCCTAACCAAAAACACTGATCACCTAATTACACATCACCACATTCTGGGCAGAACATATACCAgcccagaaaaaaaagatcattcaCCTTGATGGCAAATGCAAATTGAATTTGAATTCTGGCTGGATATATGTGCCAGACTGACTGGTTGTTGTGGTCTTCAGTTTGTAATTGTTTGCACTGACCTTTGATTCCTTGTTCCCCTTTGGAGCCCATGGATCCCACCAGACCGAAATCTCCTTTGTCTCCACTGTCACCTTTCTCACCTGTGTGGGAAATCAGAGGGCAGAGTTTGCGGCAATACTCTACAGGACTCACGTGATCATAGAGTTTGCTGACACACATGCGCTCTTATACATGTAGGCCTGCATGGTAGTACACAGGGGTTTTACCCTTTATCCCTTGCATGCCAACATTTCCCTGTGGCCCACCAAAACCAGTCGGCCCTTTTGGTCCGGAAAGGCCTGGATTTCCtgttattaacacacacacaagcacatgcattaTACAAGTATCAACATTCTAAACTCTAAACGTTAACAAAGATGCAGCATGCTTTTTCAGTGCCAATATGGCCTGGATTCGTTTGGGTACCAGATGCTTTATGTTCCACAGGCCTGTCTAGTGACTGTTGAACTAAATATAGTGCCATCAGTTGATTATGACTG includes the following:
- the LOC113588547 gene encoding complement C1q and tumor necrosis factor-related protein 9, with amino-acid sequence MSQLPSINTSLPETPLQPSPPPPPPPPPLPDMSLCEIYLQSPDQNFASQMPWFCMCSTCTHKKGEKGERGDRGIQGNPGLSGPKGPTGFGGPQGNVGMQGIKGEKGDSGDKGDFGLVGSMGSKGEQGIKGTKGDPGINGPIGDPGPKGDPGQCPQVRDIFQGPPGETGLPGPVGAPGLPGENGQPGPRGLKGDQGVIGAPGTPGVMGQKGEHGIEGNCNCQNGTKGDTGLEGSKGNKGDVGVAGQQGNEGQKGQKGEQGDMGMMGIPGPCTPIVQSAFSVALTGSFPPPSQPVSFLKVIYNLQQHYNPTAGIYTAPINGTYVFSYNLVASTRALKVGLFWNFLPVVKTTQTTDLGTTSQQVVLHLSMGDWVWLQVRDSNSNGMFTNSEASSTFSGYLLNPDSCDMIMSREVSNPVIPDTFPWDDS